In Paenibacillus sp. 1781tsa1, one DNA window encodes the following:
- the flhB gene encoding flagellar biosynthesis protein FlhB, translating to MSETEDKIRMKLQLDLQLFSGEKTEKATPKKRQDTRKKGQVVKSMEISGASILLFTFLIMMVFSDFYKERTVRLFTDIFINRLSMEVTDENVMSLMMRYGIEVMLLLAPVLLGVALIALIVNYMQVGFLLVGEGLKPKLEKLNPIKGFKNIFSLRSLVEFAKSILKMTIIGYLVYSTITSYQSDIASLSHFSMDAILHFAASITLSLGVKIAVALLVLAIFDYMYQKYDYEKNIRMSKQDIKDEYKKMEGDPLIKGKIRERQRRMAMQRMMQEVPNADVIITNPTHFAVALKYEGSEMEAPQIIAKGQDYVALRIKEIAKENGVITMENKPLARALFQRAEIGDAIPADLFQAVAEVLAYVYKLKGRTK from the coding sequence ATGAGTGAAACGGAGGACAAGATTCGAATGAAACTTCAACTCGACCTCCAGTTATTTTCAGGGGAAAAGACGGAGAAAGCTACCCCGAAGAAGAGACAGGATACACGTAAAAAGGGACAGGTTGTCAAAAGCATGGAGATATCTGGTGCTTCAATTCTCCTGTTCACTTTTTTAATCATGATGGTTTTCAGTGATTTTTACAAGGAGCGTACGGTTCGACTCTTCACGGATATCTTCATCAATCGGTTGAGCATGGAAGTCACTGACGAAAATGTAATGTCGCTCATGATGCGATACGGTATAGAAGTGATGTTGTTGCTTGCTCCTGTTCTGCTTGGTGTAGCATTAATTGCTTTGATCGTTAACTACATGCAGGTAGGTTTTCTACTTGTAGGTGAAGGTTTGAAGCCGAAACTGGAAAAGTTGAATCCGATCAAGGGATTTAAAAATATTTTTTCTCTTCGTTCTTTGGTCGAATTTGCTAAATCCATTTTGAAAATGACCATCATCGGCTATCTTGTGTATAGCACAATTACAAGTTACCAGTCCGATATTGCATCGCTCTCTCATTTTTCAATGGATGCCATTTTGCATTTTGCTGCTTCAATTACTTTAAGTCTTGGAGTCAAGATTGCGGTAGCTCTGTTGGTACTTGCGATATTTGATTACATGTACCAGAAGTATGATTATGAGAAGAATATCCGAATGTCCAAGCAAGACATCAAGGACGAGTACAAAAAAATGGAAGGTGATCCGCTGATCAAAGGTAAAATCCGGGAACGCCAGCGTCGTATGGCTATGCAGCGTATGATGCAGGAAGTGCCAAATGCGGATGTAATCATCACAAACCCGACTCACTTTGCGGTTGCGCTAAAGTATGAAGGTTCAGAGATGGAGGCACCGCAGATTATTGCCAAAGGTCAGGACTATGTCGCCTTGCGTATTAAGGAAATTGCCAAAGAAAACGGTGTTATTACGATGGAAAACAAGCCGTTAGC